The following proteins come from a genomic window of Caloenas nicobarica isolate bCalNic1 chromosome 24, bCalNic1.hap1, whole genome shotgun sequence:
- the MAPT gene encoding microtubule-associated protein tau isoform X3, which translates to MAEQRQDVTTMEDHAAGQEKHIPSGYPLQIPVDDGSDEPVSETSDAKSTPTTEDATAPLVEEGDHEDQGGVEQHGEIPEGTTAEEAGVGATPNLEDHAAGDAVQGEPSSPKLQPGPQEHVGDAIKRENQPTKRVAGVLQQPLLSHEMKASATAPTRIEVTIPIPLDMYQGSRAGEDNNELWDHGDREGIGVDPALGAELGPDVFTEGLAGAGGPSPLYTRAPLKEDASRRERDEDRDVDETSEQDLLSLVGQHVSPGPEMGLCPATAKETLKECEFGEKKSKDVFRGIPREALLIETESHKAGEDQEKSRQPLGGEEDTDVTPSEPSEIISQKEPEPGDGEDSGPLLESARLPAELKDDVEVKDAPLADTVPGTGERWTPKKKPCACVADRAVSRVPLLKGRIDSKDKEGTEAEEKKPKKSSPSTAKPPGDRPSIPPQRHTSSSTTPSKTPSSPASTSKRVPSVTSRPAIARMQETKAKGPEGRGGTKMAAQRSAAGQAQKNSTNATRIPAKTPTAPKTPPSSGRKEQKKTPPAAAKSEKGEQPKSGDRSGYSSPGSPGTPGSRSRTPSLPTPPAREPKKVAVVRTPPKSPASAKSRIQPSAAPMPDLKNVKSKIGSTENLKHQPGGGKVQIINKKLDFSSVQSKCGSKDNIKHIPGGGSVQIVNKKLDFSSVQSRCGSKDNIKHIPGGGSVQIVYKPVDLSHVTSKCGSLGNIHHKPGGGQVEVKSEKLDFKDKVQSKIGSLDNISHVPGGGNKKIETHKLTFRENAKAKTDHGAEIVYKSPTISGDASPRRLSNVSSTGSINMVDSPQLATLADEVSASLAKQGL; encoded by the exons ATGGCGGAGCAGCGTCAGGACGTCACCACGATGGAGGATCACGCAGCCGGCCAGGAGAAGCACATCCCATCAG GCTATCCCCTTCAGATACCAGTCGATGATGGATCGGATGAGCCTGTTTCTGAAACATCTGACGCTAAGAGCACCCCAACTACGGAAG ATGCCACAGCACCTTTAGTGGAGGAAGGAGACCATGAGGATCAGGGTGGTGTCGAACAGCACGGGGAGATACCAGAAGGAACCACAG CTGAAGAGGCAGGCGTAGGAGCCACTCCCAACCTGGAGGACCACGCTGCAGGAGATGCTGTTCAAG GGGAGCCAAGCTCTCCAAAGCTACAGCCTGGCCCTCAGGAGCATGTGGGAGAtgcaataaaaagagaaaaccagccCACAAAGCGGGTAGCTGGGGTTCTTCAGCAGCCTCTTCTGTCACATGAAATGAAGGCTTCAGCAACGGCTCCCACCAGAATTGAGGTCACCATCCCAATACCCCTGGATATGTACCAAGGCTCCCGAGCTGGTGAGGACAACAATGAGTTGTGGGATCATGGAGACAGGGAAGGCATTGGTGTGGATCCAgcgctgggagcagagctgggtccTGATGTGTTCACtgaggggctggcaggagcaggggggCCATCTCCTTTGTACACCAGAGCCCCATTAAAAGAAGATGCCAGTCGACGGGAGAGAGATGAGGACCGTGATGTTGATGAAACTTCTGAACAGGATTTGCTTTCTCTGGTGGGTCAGCATGTTTCACCAGGACCTGAAATGGGTTTGTGTCCAGCAACAGCCAAGGAAACTCTTAAAGAATGTgagtttggagaaaaaaagtccAAAGATGTTTTCAGAGGCATCCCAAGAGAGGCACTTCTTATTGAAACTGAATCACATAAAGCAGGAGAGGACCAAGAGAAGAGTAGACAGCCATTGGGTGGGGAAGAAGACACAGATGTCACCCCATCAGAGCCTTCTGAAATCATCTCCCAAAAAGAACCAGAGCCTGGGGACGGAGAAGATTCTGGACCCCTGCTAGAATCAGCCAGACTCCCTGCTGAGTTAAAAGATGATGTGGAAGTCAAAGATGCTCCTTTGGCAGACACTGTGCCAGGTACAGGAGAACGCTGGACGCCCAAGAAGAAACCTTGTGCctgtgttgcagacagagccgTCAGTCGCGTCCCTCTCCTCAAAG GTCGTATTGACAGCAAAGACAAGGAAGGGACTgaagctgaggaaaagaaaccGAAG AAATCCTCACCTTCCACTGCCAAACCCCCAGGCGACAGACCCTCCATCCCCCCCCAACGACACACCTCCTCTAGCACAACCCCTTCGAAaacaccctccagccctgcttcCACCTCTAAACGAGTCCCTTCTGTCACATCCCGACCTGCCATTGCAAGAATGCAAGAAACAAAGGCCAAG GGCCCGGAGGGGAGAGGTGGCACGAAGATGGCTGCACAGCGGTCCGCAGCCGGGCAGGCACAGAAGAACTCGACCAATGCCACACGTATCCCAGCAAAGACACCCACGGCCCCCAAGACGCCTCCCAGCTCCG gcagaaaggagcagaaaaaaacacctcctgcagcagcaaagtCTGAGAAAG GTGAGCAGCCAAAGTCTGGAGACAGAAGCGGTTacagcagccctggctctcCCGGGACCCCGGGCAGCCGTTCCCGCACTCCCTCTCTGCCCACCCCACCAGCCAGGGAGCCCAAGAAGGTGGCAGTGGTTCGCACACCACCCAAATCCCCCGCGTCTGCCAAGAGCCGCATCCAGCCGTCAGCCGCACCCATGCCTGATCTGAAAAACGTCAAGTCCAAAATTGGCTCGACTGAAAACCTGAAGCACCAGCCCGGAGGTGGCAAG GTGCAGATTATTAATAAGAAGCTGGACTTTAGCAGCGTTCAATCCAAGTGTGGCTCAAAGGATAATATCAAACACATCCCAGGAGGAGGCAGT GTGCAGATTGTTAATAAGAAGTTGGACTTTAGCAGCGTTCAATCCAGGTGTGGCTCAAAGGATAATATCAAACACATCCCAGGAGGAGGCAGT GTTCAAATCGTTTACAAGCCAGTCGACCTGAGCCATGTGACATCCAAATGTGGTTCCCTGGGCAACATCCATCACAAGCCAG GCGGTGGCCAGGTGGAGGTGAAATCTGAGAAACTGGACTTCAAAGATAAGGTGCAATCAAAAATCGGGTCCTTAGATAACATCAGCCACGTTCCTGgtggaggaaataaaaag ATTGAGACTCATAAGCTGACTTTCCGCGAGAATGCCAAAGCCAAGACCGACCATGGCGCTGAAATTGTCTACAAGTCCCCCACCATCTCTGGAGACGCCTCCCCGCGCCGCCTTAGCAACGTCTCCTCCACTGGCAGCATCAATATGGTGGACTCCCCCCAGCTCGCCACGCTAGCTGACGAAGTGTCCGCTTCGCTGGCCAAGCAGGGCTTGTGA
- the MAPT gene encoding microtubule-associated protein tau isoform X13: MAEQRQDVTTMEDHAAGQEKHIPSGYPLQIPVDDGSDEPVSETSDAKSTPTTEDATAPLVEEGDHEDQGGVEQHGEIPEGTTGEGAQDAVSSLDADRAESWTAEEAGVGATPNLEDHAAGDAVQGRIDSKDKEGTEAEEKKPKGPEGRGGTKMAAQRSAAGQAQKNSTNATRIPAKTPTAPKTPPSSGRKEQKKTPPAAAKSEKGEQPKSGDRSGYSSPGSPGTPGSRSRTPSLPTPPAREPKKVAVVRTPPKSPASAKSRIQPSAAPMPDLKNVKSKIGSTENLKHQPGGGKVQIINKKLDFSSVQSKCGSKDNIKHIPGGGSVQIVNKKLDFSSVQSRCGSKDNIKHIPGGGSVQIVYKPVDLSHVTSKCGSLGNIHHKPGGGQVEVKSEKLDFKDKVQSKIGSLDNISHVPGGGNKKIETHKLTFRENAKAKTDHGAEIVYKSPTISGDASPRRLSNVSSTGSINMVDSPQLATLADEVSASLAKQGL; encoded by the exons ATGGCGGAGCAGCGTCAGGACGTCACCACGATGGAGGATCACGCAGCCGGCCAGGAGAAGCACATCCCATCAG GCTATCCCCTTCAGATACCAGTCGATGATGGATCGGATGAGCCTGTTTCTGAAACATCTGACGCTAAGAGCACCCCAACTACGGAAG ATGCCACAGCACCTTTAGTGGAGGAAGGAGACCATGAGGATCAGGGTGGTGTCGAACAGCACGGGGAGATACCAGAAGGAACCACAGGTGAGGGAGCCCAAGATGCAGTTTCATCTCTTGAtgcagacagagcagagagctggactG CTGAAGAGGCAGGCGTAGGAGCCACTCCCAACCTGGAGGACCACGCTGCAGGAGATGCTGTTCAAG GTCGTATTGACAGCAAAGACAAGGAAGGGACTgaagctgaggaaaagaaaccGAAG GGCCCGGAGGGGAGAGGTGGCACGAAGATGGCTGCACAGCGGTCCGCAGCCGGGCAGGCACAGAAGAACTCGACCAATGCCACACGTATCCCAGCAAAGACACCCACGGCCCCCAAGACGCCTCCCAGCTCCG gcagaaaggagcagaaaaaaacacctcctgcagcagcaaagtCTGAGAAAG GTGAGCAGCCAAAGTCTGGAGACAGAAGCGGTTacagcagccctggctctcCCGGGACCCCGGGCAGCCGTTCCCGCACTCCCTCTCTGCCCACCCCACCAGCCAGGGAGCCCAAGAAGGTGGCAGTGGTTCGCACACCACCCAAATCCCCCGCGTCTGCCAAGAGCCGCATCCAGCCGTCAGCCGCACCCATGCCTGATCTGAAAAACGTCAAGTCCAAAATTGGCTCGACTGAAAACCTGAAGCACCAGCCCGGAGGTGGCAAG GTGCAGATTATTAATAAGAAGCTGGACTTTAGCAGCGTTCAATCCAAGTGTGGCTCAAAGGATAATATCAAACACATCCCAGGAGGAGGCAGT GTGCAGATTGTTAATAAGAAGTTGGACTTTAGCAGCGTTCAATCCAGGTGTGGCTCAAAGGATAATATCAAACACATCCCAGGAGGAGGCAGT GTTCAAATCGTTTACAAGCCAGTCGACCTGAGCCATGTGACATCCAAATGTGGTTCCCTGGGCAACATCCATCACAAGCCAG GCGGTGGCCAGGTGGAGGTGAAATCTGAGAAACTGGACTTCAAAGATAAGGTGCAATCAAAAATCGGGTCCTTAGATAACATCAGCCACGTTCCTGgtggaggaaataaaaag ATTGAGACTCATAAGCTGACTTTCCGCGAGAATGCCAAAGCCAAGACCGACCATGGCGCTGAAATTGTCTACAAGTCCCCCACCATCTCTGGAGACGCCTCCCCGCGCCGCCTTAGCAACGTCTCCTCCACTGGCAGCATCAATATGGTGGACTCCCCCCAGCTCGCCACGCTAGCTGACGAAGTGTCCGCTTCGCTGGCCAAGCAGGGCTTGTGA
- the MAPT gene encoding microtubule-associated protein tau isoform X1, with protein sequence MAEQRQDVTTMEDHAAGQEKHIPSGYPLQIPVDDGSDEPVSETSDAKSTPTTEDATAPLVEEGDHEDQGGVEQHGEIPEGTTGEGAQDAVSSLDADRAESWTAEEAGVGATPNLEDHAAGDAVQGEPSSPKLQPGPQEHVGDAIKRENQPTKRVAGVLQQPLLSHEMKASATAPTRIEVTIPIPLDMYQGSRAGEDNNELWDHGDREGIGVDPALGAELGPDVFTEGLAGAGGPSPLYTRAPLKEDASRRERDEDRDVDETSEQDLLSLVGQHVSPGPEMGLCPATAKETLKECEFGEKKSKDVFRGIPREALLIETESHKAGEDQEKSRQPLGGEEDTDVTPSEPSEIISQKEPEPGDGEDSGPLLESARLPAELKDDVEVKDAPLADTVPGTGERWTPKKKPCACVADRAVSRVPLLKGRIDSKDKEGTEAEEKKPKKSSPSTAKPPGDRPSIPPQRHTSSSTTPSKTPSSPASTSKRVPSVTSRPAIARMQETKAKGPEGRGGTKMAAQRSAAGQAQKNSTNATRIPAKTPTAPKTPPSSGRKEQKKTPPAAAKSEKGEQPKSGDRSGYSSPGSPGTPGSRSRTPSLPTPPAREPKKVAVVRTPPKSPASAKSRIQPSAAPMPDLKNVKSKIGSTENLKHQPGGGKVQIINKKLDFSSVQSKCGSKDNIKHIPGGGSVQIVNKKLDFSSVQSRCGSKDNIKHIPGGGSVQIVYKPVDLSHVTSKCGSLGNIHHKPGGGQVEVKSEKLDFKDKVQSKIGSLDNISHVPGGGNKKIETHKLTFRENAKAKTDHGAEIVYKSPTISGDASPRRLSNVSSTGSINMVDSPQLATLADEVSASLAKQGL encoded by the exons ATGGCGGAGCAGCGTCAGGACGTCACCACGATGGAGGATCACGCAGCCGGCCAGGAGAAGCACATCCCATCAG GCTATCCCCTTCAGATACCAGTCGATGATGGATCGGATGAGCCTGTTTCTGAAACATCTGACGCTAAGAGCACCCCAACTACGGAAG ATGCCACAGCACCTTTAGTGGAGGAAGGAGACCATGAGGATCAGGGTGGTGTCGAACAGCACGGGGAGATACCAGAAGGAACCACAGGTGAGGGAGCCCAAGATGCAGTTTCATCTCTTGAtgcagacagagcagagagctggactG CTGAAGAGGCAGGCGTAGGAGCCACTCCCAACCTGGAGGACCACGCTGCAGGAGATGCTGTTCAAG GGGAGCCAAGCTCTCCAAAGCTACAGCCTGGCCCTCAGGAGCATGTGGGAGAtgcaataaaaagagaaaaccagccCACAAAGCGGGTAGCTGGGGTTCTTCAGCAGCCTCTTCTGTCACATGAAATGAAGGCTTCAGCAACGGCTCCCACCAGAATTGAGGTCACCATCCCAATACCCCTGGATATGTACCAAGGCTCCCGAGCTGGTGAGGACAACAATGAGTTGTGGGATCATGGAGACAGGGAAGGCATTGGTGTGGATCCAgcgctgggagcagagctgggtccTGATGTGTTCACtgaggggctggcaggagcaggggggCCATCTCCTTTGTACACCAGAGCCCCATTAAAAGAAGATGCCAGTCGACGGGAGAGAGATGAGGACCGTGATGTTGATGAAACTTCTGAACAGGATTTGCTTTCTCTGGTGGGTCAGCATGTTTCACCAGGACCTGAAATGGGTTTGTGTCCAGCAACAGCCAAGGAAACTCTTAAAGAATGTgagtttggagaaaaaaagtccAAAGATGTTTTCAGAGGCATCCCAAGAGAGGCACTTCTTATTGAAACTGAATCACATAAAGCAGGAGAGGACCAAGAGAAGAGTAGACAGCCATTGGGTGGGGAAGAAGACACAGATGTCACCCCATCAGAGCCTTCTGAAATCATCTCCCAAAAAGAACCAGAGCCTGGGGACGGAGAAGATTCTGGACCCCTGCTAGAATCAGCCAGACTCCCTGCTGAGTTAAAAGATGATGTGGAAGTCAAAGATGCTCCTTTGGCAGACACTGTGCCAGGTACAGGAGAACGCTGGACGCCCAAGAAGAAACCTTGTGCctgtgttgcagacagagccgTCAGTCGCGTCCCTCTCCTCAAAG GTCGTATTGACAGCAAAGACAAGGAAGGGACTgaagctgaggaaaagaaaccGAAG AAATCCTCACCTTCCACTGCCAAACCCCCAGGCGACAGACCCTCCATCCCCCCCCAACGACACACCTCCTCTAGCACAACCCCTTCGAAaacaccctccagccctgcttcCACCTCTAAACGAGTCCCTTCTGTCACATCCCGACCTGCCATTGCAAGAATGCAAGAAACAAAGGCCAAG GGCCCGGAGGGGAGAGGTGGCACGAAGATGGCTGCACAGCGGTCCGCAGCCGGGCAGGCACAGAAGAACTCGACCAATGCCACACGTATCCCAGCAAAGACACCCACGGCCCCCAAGACGCCTCCCAGCTCCG gcagaaaggagcagaaaaaaacacctcctgcagcagcaaagtCTGAGAAAG GTGAGCAGCCAAAGTCTGGAGACAGAAGCGGTTacagcagccctggctctcCCGGGACCCCGGGCAGCCGTTCCCGCACTCCCTCTCTGCCCACCCCACCAGCCAGGGAGCCCAAGAAGGTGGCAGTGGTTCGCACACCACCCAAATCCCCCGCGTCTGCCAAGAGCCGCATCCAGCCGTCAGCCGCACCCATGCCTGATCTGAAAAACGTCAAGTCCAAAATTGGCTCGACTGAAAACCTGAAGCACCAGCCCGGAGGTGGCAAG GTGCAGATTATTAATAAGAAGCTGGACTTTAGCAGCGTTCAATCCAAGTGTGGCTCAAAGGATAATATCAAACACATCCCAGGAGGAGGCAGT GTGCAGATTGTTAATAAGAAGTTGGACTTTAGCAGCGTTCAATCCAGGTGTGGCTCAAAGGATAATATCAAACACATCCCAGGAGGAGGCAGT GTTCAAATCGTTTACAAGCCAGTCGACCTGAGCCATGTGACATCCAAATGTGGTTCCCTGGGCAACATCCATCACAAGCCAG GCGGTGGCCAGGTGGAGGTGAAATCTGAGAAACTGGACTTCAAAGATAAGGTGCAATCAAAAATCGGGTCCTTAGATAACATCAGCCACGTTCCTGgtggaggaaataaaaag ATTGAGACTCATAAGCTGACTTTCCGCGAGAATGCCAAAGCCAAGACCGACCATGGCGCTGAAATTGTCTACAAGTCCCCCACCATCTCTGGAGACGCCTCCCCGCGCCGCCTTAGCAACGTCTCCTCCACTGGCAGCATCAATATGGTGGACTCCCCCCAGCTCGCCACGCTAGCTGACGAAGTGTCCGCTTCGCTGGCCAAGCAGGGCTTGTGA
- the MAPT gene encoding microtubule-associated protein tau isoform X16 has translation MAEQRQDVTTMEDHAAGQEKHIPSGYPLQIPVDDGSDEPVSETSDAKSTPTTEDATAPLVEEGDHEDQGGVEQHGEIPEGTTGEGAQDAVSSLDADRAESWTAEEAGVGATPNLEDHAAGDAVQGRIDSKDKEGTEAEEKKPKGPEGRGGTKMAAQRSAAGQAQKNSTNATRIPAKTPTAPKTPPSSGRKEQKKTPPAAAKSEKAREPKKVAVVRTPPKSPASAKSRIQPSAAPMPDLKNVKSKIGSTENLKHQPGGGKVQIINKKLDFSSVQSKCGSKDNIKHIPGGGSVQIVNKKLDFSSVQSRCGSKDNIKHIPGGGSVQIVYKPVDLSHVTSKCGSLGNIHHKPGGGQVEVKSEKLDFKDKVQSKIGSLDNISHVPGGGNKKIETHKLTFRENAKAKTDHGAEIVYKSPTISGDASPRRLSNVSSTGSINMVDSPQLATLADEVSASLAKQGL, from the exons ATGGCGGAGCAGCGTCAGGACGTCACCACGATGGAGGATCACGCAGCCGGCCAGGAGAAGCACATCCCATCAG GCTATCCCCTTCAGATACCAGTCGATGATGGATCGGATGAGCCTGTTTCTGAAACATCTGACGCTAAGAGCACCCCAACTACGGAAG ATGCCACAGCACCTTTAGTGGAGGAAGGAGACCATGAGGATCAGGGTGGTGTCGAACAGCACGGGGAGATACCAGAAGGAACCACAGGTGAGGGAGCCCAAGATGCAGTTTCATCTCTTGAtgcagacagagcagagagctggactG CTGAAGAGGCAGGCGTAGGAGCCACTCCCAACCTGGAGGACCACGCTGCAGGAGATGCTGTTCAAG GTCGTATTGACAGCAAAGACAAGGAAGGGACTgaagctgaggaaaagaaaccGAAG GGCCCGGAGGGGAGAGGTGGCACGAAGATGGCTGCACAGCGGTCCGCAGCCGGGCAGGCACAGAAGAACTCGACCAATGCCACACGTATCCCAGCAAAGACACCCACGGCCCCCAAGACGCCTCCCAGCTCCG gcagaaaggagcagaaaaaaacacctcctgcagcagcaaagtCTGAGAAAG CCAGGGAGCCCAAGAAGGTGGCAGTGGTTCGCACACCACCCAAATCCCCCGCGTCTGCCAAGAGCCGCATCCAGCCGTCAGCCGCACCCATGCCTGATCTGAAAAACGTCAAGTCCAAAATTGGCTCGACTGAAAACCTGAAGCACCAGCCCGGAGGTGGCAAG GTGCAGATTATTAATAAGAAGCTGGACTTTAGCAGCGTTCAATCCAAGTGTGGCTCAAAGGATAATATCAAACACATCCCAGGAGGAGGCAGT GTGCAGATTGTTAATAAGAAGTTGGACTTTAGCAGCGTTCAATCCAGGTGTGGCTCAAAGGATAATATCAAACACATCCCAGGAGGAGGCAGT GTTCAAATCGTTTACAAGCCAGTCGACCTGAGCCATGTGACATCCAAATGTGGTTCCCTGGGCAACATCCATCACAAGCCAG GCGGTGGCCAGGTGGAGGTGAAATCTGAGAAACTGGACTTCAAAGATAAGGTGCAATCAAAAATCGGGTCCTTAGATAACATCAGCCACGTTCCTGgtggaggaaataaaaag ATTGAGACTCATAAGCTGACTTTCCGCGAGAATGCCAAAGCCAAGACCGACCATGGCGCTGAAATTGTCTACAAGTCCCCCACCATCTCTGGAGACGCCTCCCCGCGCCGCCTTAGCAACGTCTCCTCCACTGGCAGCATCAATATGGTGGACTCCCCCCAGCTCGCCACGCTAGCTGACGAAGTGTCCGCTTCGCTGGCCAAGCAGGGCTTGTGA
- the MAPT gene encoding microtubule-associated protein tau isoform X4, whose product MAEQRQDVTTMEDHAAGQEKHIPSGYPLQIPVDDGSDEPVSETSDAKSTPTTEDATAPLVEEGDHEDQGGVEQHGEIPEGTTGEGAQDAVSSLDADRAESWTAEEAGVGATPNLEDHAAGDAVQGEPSSPKLQPGPQEHVGDAIKRENQPTKRVAGVLQQPLLSHEMKASATAPTRIEVTIPIPLDMYQGSRAGEDNNELWDHGDREGIGVDPALGAELGPDVFTEGLAGAGGPSPLYTRAPLKEDASRRERDEDRDVDETSEQDLLSLVGQHVSPGPEMGLCPATAKETLKECEFGEKKSKDVFRGIPREALLIETESHKAGEDQEKSRQPLGGEEDTDVTPSEPSEIISQKEPEPGDGEDSGPLLESARLPAELKDDVEVKDAPLADTVPGTGERWTPKKKPCACVADRAVSRVPLLKGRIDSKDKEGTEAEEKKPKKSSPSTAKPPGDRPSIPPQRHTSSSTTPSKTPSSPASTSKRVPSVTSRPAIARMQETKAKGPEGRGGTKMAAQRSAAGQAQKNSTNATRIPAKTPTAPKTPPSSGRKEQKKTPPAAAKSEKGEQPKSGDRSGYSSPGSPGTPGSRSRTPSLPTPPAREPKKVAVVRTPPKSPASAKSRIQPSAAPMPDLKNVKSKIGSTENLKHQPGGGKVQIINKKLDFSSVQSKCGSKDNIKHIPGGGSVQIVNKKLDFSSVQSRCGSKDNIKHIPGGGSVQIVYKPVDLSHVTSKCGSLGNIHHKPGGGQVEVKSEKLDFKDKVQSKIGSLDNISHVPGGGNKKVGRADGSWAAFANLEDVCWGTAVAELWGWQPVLLPWHLNGCECK is encoded by the exons ATGGCGGAGCAGCGTCAGGACGTCACCACGATGGAGGATCACGCAGCCGGCCAGGAGAAGCACATCCCATCAG GCTATCCCCTTCAGATACCAGTCGATGATGGATCGGATGAGCCTGTTTCTGAAACATCTGACGCTAAGAGCACCCCAACTACGGAAG ATGCCACAGCACCTTTAGTGGAGGAAGGAGACCATGAGGATCAGGGTGGTGTCGAACAGCACGGGGAGATACCAGAAGGAACCACAGGTGAGGGAGCCCAAGATGCAGTTTCATCTCTTGAtgcagacagagcagagagctggactG CTGAAGAGGCAGGCGTAGGAGCCACTCCCAACCTGGAGGACCACGCTGCAGGAGATGCTGTTCAAG GGGAGCCAAGCTCTCCAAAGCTACAGCCTGGCCCTCAGGAGCATGTGGGAGAtgcaataaaaagagaaaaccagccCACAAAGCGGGTAGCTGGGGTTCTTCAGCAGCCTCTTCTGTCACATGAAATGAAGGCTTCAGCAACGGCTCCCACCAGAATTGAGGTCACCATCCCAATACCCCTGGATATGTACCAAGGCTCCCGAGCTGGTGAGGACAACAATGAGTTGTGGGATCATGGAGACAGGGAAGGCATTGGTGTGGATCCAgcgctgggagcagagctgggtccTGATGTGTTCACtgaggggctggcaggagcaggggggCCATCTCCTTTGTACACCAGAGCCCCATTAAAAGAAGATGCCAGTCGACGGGAGAGAGATGAGGACCGTGATGTTGATGAAACTTCTGAACAGGATTTGCTTTCTCTGGTGGGTCAGCATGTTTCACCAGGACCTGAAATGGGTTTGTGTCCAGCAACAGCCAAGGAAACTCTTAAAGAATGTgagtttggagaaaaaaagtccAAAGATGTTTTCAGAGGCATCCCAAGAGAGGCACTTCTTATTGAAACTGAATCACATAAAGCAGGAGAGGACCAAGAGAAGAGTAGACAGCCATTGGGTGGGGAAGAAGACACAGATGTCACCCCATCAGAGCCTTCTGAAATCATCTCCCAAAAAGAACCAGAGCCTGGGGACGGAGAAGATTCTGGACCCCTGCTAGAATCAGCCAGACTCCCTGCTGAGTTAAAAGATGATGTGGAAGTCAAAGATGCTCCTTTGGCAGACACTGTGCCAGGTACAGGAGAACGCTGGACGCCCAAGAAGAAACCTTGTGCctgtgttgcagacagagccgTCAGTCGCGTCCCTCTCCTCAAAG GTCGTATTGACAGCAAAGACAAGGAAGGGACTgaagctgaggaaaagaaaccGAAG AAATCCTCACCTTCCACTGCCAAACCCCCAGGCGACAGACCCTCCATCCCCCCCCAACGACACACCTCCTCTAGCACAACCCCTTCGAAaacaccctccagccctgcttcCACCTCTAAACGAGTCCCTTCTGTCACATCCCGACCTGCCATTGCAAGAATGCAAGAAACAAAGGCCAAG GGCCCGGAGGGGAGAGGTGGCACGAAGATGGCTGCACAGCGGTCCGCAGCCGGGCAGGCACAGAAGAACTCGACCAATGCCACACGTATCCCAGCAAAGACACCCACGGCCCCCAAGACGCCTCCCAGCTCCG gcagaaaggagcagaaaaaaacacctcctgcagcagcaaagtCTGAGAAAG GTGAGCAGCCAAAGTCTGGAGACAGAAGCGGTTacagcagccctggctctcCCGGGACCCCGGGCAGCCGTTCCCGCACTCCCTCTCTGCCCACCCCACCAGCCAGGGAGCCCAAGAAGGTGGCAGTGGTTCGCACACCACCCAAATCCCCCGCGTCTGCCAAGAGCCGCATCCAGCCGTCAGCCGCACCCATGCCTGATCTGAAAAACGTCAAGTCCAAAATTGGCTCGACTGAAAACCTGAAGCACCAGCCCGGAGGTGGCAAG GTGCAGATTATTAATAAGAAGCTGGACTTTAGCAGCGTTCAATCCAAGTGTGGCTCAAAGGATAATATCAAACACATCCCAGGAGGAGGCAGT GTGCAGATTGTTAATAAGAAGTTGGACTTTAGCAGCGTTCAATCCAGGTGTGGCTCAAAGGATAATATCAAACACATCCCAGGAGGAGGCAGT GTTCAAATCGTTTACAAGCCAGTCGACCTGAGCCATGTGACATCCAAATGTGGTTCCCTGGGCAACATCCATCACAAGCCAG GCGGTGGCCAGGTGGAGGTGAAATCTGAGAAACTGGACTTCAAAGATAAGGTGCAATCAAAAATCGGGTCCTTAGATAACATCAGCCACGTTCCTGgtggaggaaataaaaag GTGGGCAGAGCCGACGGCTCCTGGGCTGCGTTTGCCAACCTGGAGGACGTTTGCTGGGGCACAGctgtggcagagctgtggggaTGGCAGCCTGTCCTCCTCCCGTGGCACCTGAATGGGTGTGAATGTAAGTAA